A single window of Ptychodera flava strain L36383 chromosome 3 unlocalized genomic scaffold, AS_Pfla_20210202 Scaffold_25__1_contigs__length_14229661_pilon, whole genome shotgun sequence DNA harbors:
- the LOC139125669 gene encoding tyrosine kinase receptor Cad96Ca-like — protein sequence MPSAYTTSADIKYPKKRYDQDWYLPRGKASDAPEEPVNGYALPTIAIVFIAIGGVLIITLIIVFIVWWCRRQSDTNKEEEEGPNLEEREEPEGIDYTKLDRSDSQRPRDVYMGLVDVKTDRAKQTRSAYQSTKRRKENDYEIQTQKSWEYPRDNIIIQDTIGSGEFGKVMKAAAFGVYENDQWTTVAVKILKDDAKSNEKEELMREIKLMMKLPPHPNVVSLLGCCTDEDPIYLIMEYVSRGNLHDYLRKSKTNTLSNYKNLYPKSKYLTPRDLISFAWQIAQGMAFLSERECVHRDLAARNILIGEHKTCKISDFGFSRGVLDTDELEKKTEASITLRNEFQVRLQVWVVLYYPI from the exons atgcCATCAGCGTACACCACTAGTGCGGATATAAAATATCCCAAAAAACGATACGATCAAGATTGGTATCTTCCAAGAG GCAAAGCATCAGATGCCCCCGAGGAACCTGTCAACGGATACGCTCTTCCAACTATAGCAATCGTGTTCATCGCAATCGGCGGAGTCTTAATAATCACTTTGATTATAGTCTTCATAGTTTGGTGGTGCAGACGACAATCCGACACAAATAAAG AGGAAGAAGAGGGTCCCAACCTGGAAGAGAG GGAGGAGCCCGAAGGCATTGACTATACTAAGTTAGACCGCTCCGATTCCCAAAGACCTCGAGACGTGTACATGGGACTCGTAGACGTGAAAACTGATCGTG cAAAACAGACCAGGTCAGCGTATCAG TCCACGAAGAGAAGAAAGGAAAACGACTATGAAATTCAAACCCAAAAATCCTGGGAATATCCTCGAGATAATATTATCATTCAAGACACGATTGGAAGTGGTGAATTCGGGAAAGTTATGAAGGCCGCAGCGTTTGGAGTCTACGAGAATGACCAGTGGACTACAGTGGctgtgaaaatattgaaag ACGACGCCAAAAGTAATGAAAAGGAAGAGCTTATGAGAGAAATTAAGTTAATGATGAAGTTACCACCACATCCTAATGTTGTTTCGCTCCTCGGGTGCTGCACAGATGAAG ACCCTATCTACCTGATTATGGAATACGTGTCTCGTGGGAATCTCCATGATTACCTAAGGAAGAGCAAGACAAACACTCTATCAAACTACAAAAACCTATACCCTAAGAGCAAATATCTGACACCACGTGATCTGATTTCCTTCGCCTGGCAAATTGCCCAGGGGATGGCCTTTCTCTCTGAAAGGGAG TGTGTACACAGGGATCTTGCAGCTAGGAACATTCTGATCGGGGAACATAAGACGTGCAAGATTTCTGATTTTGGCTTCTCAAGGGGAGTGTTAGATACAGACGAACTCGAAAAGAAAACAGAGGCAAGTATCACTTTGCGTAATGAATTCCAAGTGCGGCTTCAGGTGTGGGTAGTTTTATATTACCCGATTTAG
- the LOC139125670 gene encoding tyrosine-protein kinase receptor Tie-1-like: MAPESLLYDVYSTESDVWSYGILLWEIVTLGSTPYQRMSSLDIVDKVPVGYRMPKPTHCEQQIYDIMTNCWKDSPTQRPTFEDISEELEEMATAEKDFISLEDFEAEVQQDHREAKRERRTLDRRSVVSLSENV; encoded by the exons ATGGCTCCTGAAAGCCTTCTGTACGACGTGTATTCCACTGAAAGTGATGTTTGGTCATATGGCATCTTACTGTGGGAGATAGTAACATTAG GGTCAACACCGTATCAGAGAATGTCATCCCTTGATATCGTCGACAAGGTACCTGTAGGTTACAGAATGCCTAAGCCTACACACTGCGAACAGCAAAT TTATGACATCATGACAAATTGTTGGAAAGATTCACCGACGCAAAGACCAACGTTCGAAGATATCAGTGAAGAGCTTGAAGAAATGGCAACAGCGGAAAAG GATTTCATCTCACTGGAAGATTTCGAGGCAGAAGTGCAACAAGACCACAGAGAAGCAAAACGCGAGAGACGAACGCTTGACAGAAGATCGGTCGTGAGCCTCTCAGAAAACGTCTGA